Proteins from a genomic interval of Gadus morhua chromosome 19, gadMor3.0, whole genome shotgun sequence:
- the guca1aa gene encoding guanylyl cyclase-activating protein 1, whose product MGNNSGSTVDDLQAVEMHLWYKKFMTECPSGQLTLHEFKQFFGLRGLDSEANAYIEQMFRTFDMNKDGYIDFLEYVAALSLVMRGKMEHKLRWYFKLYDVDGNGCIDRHELLNIIKAIRAINGTENQETSAEDFTNSVFDRIDINGDGELSLEEFVAGARSDEDFMEVMIKSLDLTHIVAMIHSRRHSV is encoded by the exons ATGGGGAACAACAGCGGGAGCACGGTGGACGACCTGCAGGCGGTGGAGATGCACCTCTGGTACAAGAAGTTCATGACCGAGTGTCCCTCGGGCCAGCTCACGCTGCACGAGTTCAAGCAGTTCTTCGGCCTGAGGGGTCTGGACTCTGAGGCCAACGCTTATATCGAGCAGATGTTCCGCACCTTCGACATGAACAAG GACGGCTACATCGACTTCCTGGAGTACGTGGCGGCTCTGAGCTTGGTGATGCGGGGCAAGATGGAGCACAAGCTGCGCTGGTACTTCAAACTGTACGACGTTGACGGAAACGGCTGCATCGACCGCCACGAGTTGCTGAACATCATCAAG GCCATCCGTGCCATCAACGGCACCGAGAACCAGGAAACCAGCGCAGAGGATTTCACCAACAGCGTGTTCGACCGCATCGACATCAACGGCGACG GCGAGCTGTCCCTGGAGGAGTTTGTGGCCGGCGCTCGCAGCGACGAGGACTTCATGGAGGTGATGATCAAAAGTCTGGACCTGACTCACATCGTGGCTATGATCCACAGCCGCCGACACAGTGTCTGA